Proteins encoded by one window of Candidatus Obscuribacterales bacterium:
- the polA gene encoding DNA polymerase I, protein MSEKQSKSCQEQVAAARTANCEQPSAGEASRAGALLVLVDGSALAFRSFYALFTSGLRKADGTATWAVYGFLNSIFDLLETRKPDMVAVCFDLAEPTFRHKEYEDYKANRAEMPDDLATQWPMIKEAVEYLDIPILEKPGFEADDIIGTLARIAEQKKMNVQILTGDQDAFQLLDGHIQVLMPGKNGLATFGRGEVFEKLSVWPEQIVDYKALCGDSSDNIPGVRGIGPKTAVQLLTEFQTLENVYANIDKIKSKSVQQKLIDGKDSAFASQNLATIRLDVDIDIDFEKLKVTMPKVETLANGLKEFEFKNMLKRLPKILASFNNGVEPVIDESLLTMGTVQTKPAKTNGDAASVAPQGQQLTLGVVSTDAPEPIIVTTESQLEDLIKQLSKQEVISVDLETTGLASLDTQIVGYAFAWADEARMKDCRVSSSKENWDIQTAYVPVRHFGSHQLPQELVSAKLKPILEDQKIGKVAQNAKYEMNVLSLDGIKFGPVCFDPLLASYIVDPDEKHGLKDQAERILGHQMVKIAELIGTGKKQLTMEQVPISQAAPYAADDARMTLELARYYSATLNPTQFKLLTEMDMPLAAVLAKMEQNGVALDLGYLGLFSMELTQDLSRLELEIFEDAGHSFNINSPQQLQKVLFEELKLPAKSKTKSGYSTDASVLESLKNEHPIISKLMDFRQMSKLRSTYVDALPRQVSPRDKRLHGDFNQTGTSTGRLSSSNPNLQNIPIRTELGRRIRRAFIPASDSNVLISADYSQIELRLLAHMCGDEILLDAFKKDEDIHSRTAAEIFDKEINAVDSDMRRVGKTINFSLIYQQGAYSTGLDLGVTTKEAQAFIDKYFSRYPKVRKYLTDSIEDARSKGYAETIWGRKRYFRNLNDRNDMIRKAEERAACNAPLQGSAADLMKLAMIDLDKELTKRQLKTKLILQVHDELVLDVPKDEVDEVTKIVREAMSVKTINGEKFRVPLKVDIRSGKNWMEAK, encoded by the coding sequence ATGTCCGAGAAGCAGAGCAAGAGCTGCCAAGAGCAGGTCGCAGCGGCGCGAACAGCGAACTGCGAGCAGCCAAGCGCAGGCGAGGCTTCGCGAGCCGGAGCGTTATTAGTCCTAGTTGATGGCAGCGCGCTGGCATTTCGTTCCTTCTATGCTCTTTTTACATCCGGATTAAGAAAGGCAGACGGAACAGCAACCTGGGCGGTATACGGCTTCCTTAACTCAATATTTGATCTATTAGAGACACGCAAACCGGACATGGTTGCTGTCTGCTTCGACTTGGCAGAACCAACTTTTAGACACAAAGAATACGAAGACTACAAAGCAAACAGAGCTGAAATGCCTGATGATTTGGCCACACAGTGGCCGATGATCAAAGAGGCAGTGGAATACTTAGACATTCCTATTCTTGAAAAACCCGGCTTTGAAGCTGACGACATCATCGGCACATTGGCTCGCATTGCCGAGCAAAAGAAAATGAATGTGCAAATTCTTACAGGCGACCAAGATGCTTTTCAATTGCTTGATGGACACATTCAAGTATTGATGCCTGGCAAAAATGGTCTTGCTACTTTTGGTCGCGGAGAAGTTTTTGAAAAACTTTCTGTATGGCCAGAACAAATTGTCGACTATAAAGCCCTCTGCGGCGACTCTTCGGACAACATTCCTGGCGTGCGTGGAATAGGACCCAAGACAGCAGTTCAACTTTTAACTGAATTCCAGACATTGGAAAATGTCTATGCAAATATCGACAAGATAAAGTCCAAATCAGTACAGCAAAAACTAATAGACGGCAAGGATAGCGCCTTTGCCAGCCAAAACCTGGCAACTATTCGCTTAGATGTCGATATAGACATTGACTTTGAAAAGCTCAAAGTCACTATGCCTAAAGTTGAGACTTTGGCAAATGGTCTAAAAGAATTCGAATTCAAAAACATGCTGAAGCGCCTGCCAAAAATTTTGGCATCATTCAATAACGGCGTAGAACCTGTAATTGATGAATCCCTTTTGACCATGGGCACTGTGCAAACCAAACCTGCTAAAACAAATGGCGACGCAGCATCAGTCGCACCTCAAGGACAGCAACTCACGTTGGGAGTTGTGTCAACAGATGCCCCTGAACCAATAATAGTAACGACGGAGTCTCAGTTAGAAGATCTCATAAAGCAATTAAGCAAACAAGAAGTAATAAGTGTTGATTTAGAAACAACAGGACTTGCTTCACTAGACACGCAAATTGTCGGATATGCATTTGCCTGGGCAGATGAAGCACGCATGAAAGACTGCCGCGTTTCAAGCTCCAAGGAAAATTGGGATATTCAAACAGCCTATGTGCCCGTTCGCCACTTCGGCTCTCATCAGCTGCCGCAAGAATTGGTTTCAGCCAAACTCAAACCAATTCTTGAAGATCAAAAGATCGGCAAAGTTGCTCAAAATGCCAAATACGAAATGAATGTCTTGTCTTTGGATGGTATTAAGTTTGGACCTGTATGTTTCGATCCATTGCTTGCCAGCTATATTGTCGACCCTGATGAAAAGCACGGGCTAAAAGACCAAGCTGAGCGAATCCTTGGACATCAGATGGTAAAAATAGCCGAGCTAATAGGCACCGGCAAAAAGCAATTGACGATGGAGCAAGTGCCGATATCACAAGCTGCACCGTATGCTGCCGATGACGCCCGGATGACCTTGGAACTGGCGCGCTATTACAGTGCCACTCTCAATCCAACTCAGTTCAAATTGCTGACGGAAATGGATATGCCATTGGCGGCAGTACTGGCAAAAATGGAACAGAATGGTGTTGCCCTGGACTTAGGTTATCTAGGTCTATTCTCCATGGAATTAACGCAAGACTTATCGCGTTTAGAACTGGAAATTTTTGAAGATGCCGGACATTCTTTCAACATCAATTCTCCACAGCAATTACAAAAAGTCCTTTTTGAAGAGCTTAAACTGCCGGCTAAGTCAAAAACGAAATCCGGTTATTCAACTGATGCCAGCGTTCTTGAATCACTAAAAAACGAACACCCCATCATCAGTAAGTTGATGGACTTCAGGCAAATGTCTAAATTGCGCTCAACTTACGTTGATGCTTTGCCGCGTCAGGTAAGCCCGCGCGATAAACGCCTGCATGGAGATTTCAATCAAACAGGAACAAGCACTGGGCGCCTGTCCAGCTCTAATCCAAATTTGCAGAATATTCCCATCCGCACGGAACTAGGCCGTCGAATTCGACGTGCATTCATTCCGGCAAGTGACTCAAATGTTTTGATATCGGCTGACTACAGCCAAATTGAGTTGCGATTACTTGCACACATGTGCGGAGATGAAATACTTCTTGATGCCTTCAAAAAGGACGAAGACATTCATTCACGTACTGCCGCAGAAATCTTCGATAAGGAAATAAATGCCGTTGATTCGGACATGCGTCGAGTCGGCAAAACAATCAACTTCTCGCTCATCTATCAGCAGGGAGCTTACTCAACAGGCTTAGATCTCGGCGTTACAACGAAAGAAGCTCAAGCATTTATCGACAAGTACTTCAGCCGTTATCCCAAAGTACGCAAATATCTAACGGACTCAATTGAAGACGCTCGCAGCAAAGGCTATGCAGAAACAATCTGGGGTCGCAAACGTTATTTCCGTAATCTCAACGACAGAAATGACATGATCCGCAAAGCTGAAGAACGTGCCGCCTGCAATGCACCTCTGCAAGGAAGCGCTGCCGACCTTATGAAGTTAGCGATGATTGATCTCGACAAAGAGCTGACGAAACGCCAGCTCAAAACGAAGCTCATTCTTCAAGTACACGACGAACTCGTCCTTGATGTGCCCAAAGACGAAGTCGATGAAGTAACCAAGATTGTTCGCGAAGCCATGTCGGTAAAGACAATCAACGGCGAAAAATTCCGAGTGCCTTTAAAGGTAGATATCCGTTCCGGTAAAAATTGGATGGAAGCTAAATAA
- a CDS encoding amino acid permease, with translation MTSSLMRRIPAQPPGLSADDTPKHLGWLMLTALGIGATIGAGIFVMPGRIAEKAGPAGILSFVITGLVFLFVGICYERFSRVVPQGVSAYSYVYHSIGEIIAWIVAFGLFLEYSFGASAVAIGWSAYLQKALKYTLPPYLMGPVHTGDHFEFGCNVVAMGVVAVVTMILIFGGVSKSAKLNFLLVCLKCALLVVFIGAGLKHINLALWQPFAPLGWQGVLQGAAIAVFPYVGFDALYTFARESRSLRDTKVSTYLCIGLVALLYVVVMAIAVGLAPVFLDGHINPLFKGSEASAPLASLLIASGEGWAGTLIAVGAVLGIFNVLLVLCMGGPRIFRNMAEDGLLPPIFKKVHKGNPSFGILLNGAIVGLCAGFVPFEDVSDIMVLGTLVAFICVCIGAMRLKIVSPLVGVLGALGCTILAFNLNPLVLKVYAVTCPLGLLIYFFYGRKHSKLNAAK, from the coding sequence ATGACATCATCGTTAATGAGAAGAATTCCGGCCCAACCGCCAGGACTTTCAGCGGATGACACACCTAAACATTTAGGTTGGTTGATGCTGACGGCTTTGGGAATTGGCGCGACAATCGGCGCCGGAATTTTCGTAATGCCTGGACGCATTGCAGAAAAAGCTGGTCCGGCAGGAATTTTGTCATTTGTAATTACCGGTTTAGTTTTCTTGTTTGTTGGAATTTGCTACGAACGTTTTTCACGCGTCGTTCCGCAAGGGGTCTCCGCTTATTCATATGTCTATCACTCAATAGGCGAAATAATTGCTTGGATCGTCGCTTTCGGTTTGTTCCTTGAATACAGCTTTGGTGCATCTGCTGTCGCCATAGGCTGGAGTGCGTACCTACAAAAAGCGCTCAAGTACACATTACCTCCTTATTTGATGGGACCCGTGCATACAGGTGACCATTTTGAATTTGGTTGCAACGTCGTCGCCATGGGTGTTGTTGCGGTGGTGACAATGATCTTGATATTTGGTGGGGTAAGTAAATCCGCCAAATTGAATTTCTTGCTTGTATGTTTGAAGTGTGCCTTGCTTGTAGTATTCATAGGCGCTGGACTCAAGCACATCAACTTGGCTCTCTGGCAGCCATTTGCTCCACTTGGGTGGCAAGGTGTTTTGCAAGGTGCAGCAATTGCTGTTTTCCCTTACGTCGGATTTGACGCTCTTTATACATTTGCTCGTGAATCAAGAAGTTTGAGAGATACAAAAGTCTCTACTTATTTGTGTATCGGGCTGGTTGCTTTGCTCTATGTGGTCGTTATGGCCATCGCTGTTGGACTAGCGCCGGTATTTTTAGACGGACACATCAATCCATTATTTAAAGGCAGCGAAGCCTCTGCACCGCTTGCTTCATTGCTTATTGCTTCCGGCGAAGGCTGGGCTGGTACATTAATCGCAGTCGGAGCTGTATTGGGTATCTTCAACGTATTGCTCGTACTTTGTATGGGCGGACCAAGAATCTTCCGCAACATGGCTGAAGATGGTCTACTTCCGCCGATATTTAAGAAAGTGCACAAAGGCAATCCAAGTTTCGGAATTCTCTTGAACGGAGCAATCGTTGGACTGTGCGCAGGTTTTGTCCCATTCGAAGATGTTTCAGACATCATGGTTTTAGGAACACTGGTTGCCTTTATCTGTGTTTGCATAGGCGCAATGCGTTTGAAAATAGTCAGCCCGCTCGTTGGCGTACTAGGTGCGCTCGGTTGCACAATTCTTGCTTTCAACCTCAATCCGTTGGTGTTGAAAGTCTATGCAGTCACTTGTCCGCTAGGACTTCTAATCTACTTCTTCTATGGCAGGAAGCACAGCAAACTTAATGCTGCCAAATGA
- a CDS encoding 3-hydroxyacyl-CoA dehydrogenase, producing the protein MKIQRAAVIGAGTMGAGIAQVLSQAGIEVILKDVKQEFIDKGIMRIKRMYESRVKKEVLTQAEADYLLGLIKGTTSFNAFKDVDLVIEAALEEINVKLDIFKQLDAICPSHAILASNTSALSVSEIAACTKRPEKVVGMHFFNPAQTMKLVEVIPGLKTSKDTVAAVSDLCRELKKIPVTVQECPGFLVNRLLFPYLNEALYVAEEGIASLDEVDRLVVEFGMPMGPYTLLDMTGIDICANVNNFLYDQYGPRFEPAQLINKLVASGFKGQKSGAGFFIHDPNQVPKKDEPKKVNPELAKILKSINENKKPVADPRPFDVYRVILPMFNEAIYAIQEQVVVPGDVDVAMQWGCGMTKGLLTIAEHKGLEWCLKELKSYEKIHGERFRPAWLLSKLVNAGIHDFTQLNATPAAVR; encoded by the coding sequence ATGAAGATTCAAAGAGCGGCTGTTATTGGCGCAGGCACAATGGGGGCTGGCATTGCCCAGGTTTTATCGCAAGCCGGAATTGAAGTTATCCTCAAGGATGTTAAGCAAGAGTTTATCGACAAAGGAATAATGCGCATCAAACGAATGTACGAATCCCGCGTCAAAAAAGAAGTTTTGACCCAAGCCGAAGCTGATTACTTATTGGGGTTGATCAAAGGAACAACAAGCTTCAATGCTTTCAAAGATGTTGATTTGGTTATTGAGGCAGCCCTGGAAGAAATAAATGTCAAGCTGGATATATTCAAACAGCTCGATGCCATTTGCCCAAGTCATGCAATTTTGGCAAGCAACACCTCAGCACTTTCAGTTTCTGAAATTGCCGCTTGCACAAAGAGACCTGAGAAAGTCGTCGGCATGCACTTTTTCAACCCAGCGCAAACAATGAAACTTGTAGAAGTTATTCCCGGTTTGAAAACATCCAAAGACACAGTTGCTGCGGTATCTGATCTTTGTCGCGAATTGAAAAAGATCCCGGTTACCGTTCAAGAATGTCCGGGTTTCCTCGTCAACAGATTGCTATTTCCCTATTTAAATGAAGCACTGTATGTTGCCGAAGAAGGCATTGCATCGCTTGATGAAGTGGACAGACTTGTTGTCGAATTTGGTATGCCAATGGGTCCTTATACATTGTTGGATATGACCGGCATTGATATTTGTGCCAACGTCAACAATTTCCTCTACGACCAATACGGTCCACGTTTTGAACCGGCGCAGTTGATCAACAAATTAGTTGCATCGGGCTTCAAGGGACAAAAGAGTGGAGCAGGCTTCTTCATTCATGATCCAAATCAAGTTCCGAAAAAAGACGAGCCTAAAAAGGTAAATCCGGAATTGGCAAAAATTCTCAAGTCAATCAACGAGAATAAAAAGCCGGTTGCTGACCCACGTCCATTTGATGTTTATCGCGTCATTCTTCCTATGTTCAATGAAGCAATTTACGCCATTCAAGAACAAGTCGTGGTTCCCGGCGATGTTGATGTAGCTATGCAATGGGGCTGCGGCATGACCAAGGGGCTTCTAACAATTGCCGAGCACAAGGGACTGGAGTGGTGCCTCAAGGAGCTTAAGTCATACGAGAAAATCCATGGCGAAAGATTCCGTCCAGCCTGGCTCTTGAGCAAGTTGGTCAATGCCGGTATTCATGATTTCACACAACTCAATGCCACACCAGCCGCGGTGCGCTAA
- a CDS encoding AI-2E family transporter, with amino-acid sequence MLFRWVATFLIIWFIYHVRSVFPPFIVGGILAYLLLPLVQNLSTSLKIKPTQAVAIVYLLGAVVLIISGWFFLPLLSEQCVALAMHRQEIITNIVRQAAETFSLQLDVDTTANQIIANIEESFGKPEEIVHIGGLLSHGLLGILVCVVSSIYFIIDKERVGNFAIRFLPADKREQVVNLSGQINQMMSNYVKGQLMLIIIMSSIAWVFLHFVIHLKYALVIALISGFLEIIPVLGPIIATTIAALVGLAQFGVMAALGIIGYYTLARWFEDYVIVPKIIGHAVELHPLIVIFAVLCGEVMAGALGMLIAIPVAACFKLILESITHPAKLAQDARESS; translated from the coding sequence ATGCTGTTTCGTTGGGTTGCCACTTTTCTCATTATCTGGTTTATCTACCACGTTAGATCAGTATTCCCACCGTTTATCGTCGGCGGCATACTTGCATACTTGTTATTACCGCTTGTGCAGAACTTATCGACGTCCTTAAAGATAAAACCAACTCAAGCAGTTGCCATCGTCTATCTTCTAGGCGCAGTTGTTCTCATCATATCCGGATGGTTCTTCCTGCCGCTCTTGTCCGAACAGTGTGTTGCTCTGGCTATGCACCGTCAAGAAATTATCACCAACATCGTTAGGCAAGCAGCCGAAACATTCAGCCTGCAATTAGATGTGGACACAACGGCCAATCAAATTATTGCCAATATTGAAGAAAGCTTCGGCAAACCAGAAGAGATAGTGCATATTGGCGGTCTTTTGTCTCACGGCTTGCTGGGAATTCTTGTTTGTGTTGTATCTTCCATCTACTTCATCATCGATAAAGAACGCGTCGGTAATTTTGCTATACGTTTTCTGCCTGCAGATAAGCGAGAGCAAGTTGTGAATTTGTCCGGGCAGATAAACCAAATGATGAGCAATTACGTAAAAGGACAATTGATGCTTATCATCATCATGTCCAGCATTGCTTGGGTATTTCTGCACTTTGTTATTCATCTAAAATACGCGCTTGTAATTGCTTTGATAAGCGGCTTTTTGGAAATCATCCCAGTACTTGGTCCTATCATTGCCACGACAATTGCCGCTCTTGTCGGACTGGCTCAATTTGGCGTGATGGCAGCATTAGGTATAATTGGTTACTATACTCTTGCTCGTTGGTTTGAAGACTACGTCATTGTGCCGAAGATAATTGGGCACGCAGTCGAGCTTCATCCACTTATCGTTATTTTTGCTGTTTTATGCGGTGAAGTAATGGCAGGAGCCCTGGGCATGCTAATTGCTATTCCTGTAGCTGCCTGCTTCAAACTAATTCTTGAGTCAATAACACATCCGGCAAAACTAGCCCAGGATGCTCGCGAGTCTAGCTAA
- a CDS encoding sodium:calcium antiporter, whose translation MLLETAFLIIALVIILVSAEVFTNGIEWLGQRLNVSEGVVGSVFAAVGTAMPETLIPFVSVAFFNTRHGEEVGIGAIAGAPFMLSTLTLALCGFTIWSYAKKGRRENHVKANSTIITRDFAFFILSYSIAIAASIFHLPHEIRAFLAAGLLLIYGVYIYKTFRHEGEVGAAPEHLHFAKILQEKPERLTVIIPQVVAGILGITGGAYLFVNYVEKLAVGLGTPAVLLSLILAPIATELPEKINSFLWSRSGKDTLALGNITGALVFQSCIPVAFGMAFTDWHLDNGTTLTGIVALLSCSTFCWLMKANRLKPQHLMMGAIAYTLTIGLLLFLGLRD comes from the coding sequence ATGTTACTAGAGACGGCTTTCCTAATTATTGCCCTCGTCATAATCCTCGTTTCGGCCGAGGTATTTACTAATGGAATTGAGTGGCTCGGGCAGCGTCTGAATGTCAGTGAGGGTGTTGTTGGCAGCGTTTTTGCCGCTGTCGGAACAGCCATGCCTGAAACGCTTATTCCCTTTGTCTCGGTGGCTTTCTTTAATACCCGTCACGGCGAAGAAGTTGGCATAGGAGCTATTGCGGGCGCTCCTTTCATGCTGTCTACTCTGACCTTAGCGCTTTGTGGTTTTACTATCTGGTCCTATGCCAAGAAAGGGCGTCGAGAAAATCACGTAAAGGCCAACAGCACTATAATCACACGTGATTTTGCCTTCTTTATCCTCTCCTACTCAATTGCAATTGCTGCGAGCATATTTCATCTGCCTCACGAGATTCGCGCATTTCTCGCTGCCGGACTTTTGCTGATATATGGGGTATACATATATAAAACTTTCAGGCATGAAGGTGAGGTTGGAGCTGCCCCGGAACACCTTCACTTTGCCAAGATATTGCAAGAGAAACCAGAGCGTTTAACTGTAATAATTCCGCAAGTCGTAGCCGGTATACTTGGTATCACCGGTGGTGCCTATTTATTCGTCAATTATGTTGAAAAATTAGCTGTTGGACTGGGCACACCGGCTGTTTTGCTTTCTCTAATACTTGCTCCCATTGCCACTGAACTGCCGGAGAAAATAAATAGTTTCCTCTGGTCGCGTAGTGGCAAGGACACTCTTGCTTTGGGTAATATTACAGGGGCGCTTGTATTTCAGAGCTGTATTCCTGTTGCCTTTGGCATGGCCTTTACCGACTGGCACCTCGATAATGGCACCACTTTAACCGGAATAGTCGCTCTTCTTAGCTGCAGTACTTTCTGTTGGCTTATGAAAGCCAACAGGCTGAAACCACAACATTTGATGATGGGTGCTATAGCTTATACCCTAACAATTGGTCTTCTCTTGTTCTTAGGACTAAGAGATTAG
- the gatC gene encoding Asp-tRNA(Asn)/Glu-tRNA(Gln) amidotransferase subunit GatC, with product MLTAETVEHVAKLARLALTEDEKKLYAEQLSKIIDYFDELKAVNTDGVEPMAHALNIVNVLREDVVKTPPGRDLLLKNAPDQENGYFKVPKIGE from the coding sequence ATGCTGACAGCGGAAACAGTTGAGCATGTGGCAAAGCTGGCCAGACTGGCATTGACCGAGGACGAGAAGAAGCTTTACGCAGAGCAGCTCAGCAAAATTATTGACTACTTTGATGAACTGAAGGCAGTCAATACCGACGGCGTCGAACCGATGGCGCACGCACTTAATATTGTCAACGTTTTGCGTGAAGACGTGGTGAAAACCCCACCAGGCAGGGACTTATTACTTAAAAATGCGCCGGATCAGGAAAATGGCTATTTCAAAGTTCCTAAAATTGGTGAATAA
- a CDS encoding CTP synthase, protein MNTRYVFITGGVVSSLGKGIIASSLGRLLRARGISCTIIKLDPYLNVDPGTMSPYQHGEVYVTEDGAETDLDLGHYERFIAVDMSRANNVTAGTIYKSVLEKERRGDYLGGTVQMIPHVTNEIKNFIRKAAQVSGAEVVIVEVGGTVGDIESLIFLEAIRQMRKDVGRDHCCYIHATLIPNLRTTQELKTKPTQHSVDLLRSRGIQPDILACRTEVPLSTSIREKLSLFCDVNIHGVIPCRDVSHLYEVPLYLEKEGLCNQVLEVLHMPNPSPDLTSWTELVERIKRPTKTIKCAIVGKYVMLSDAYISVVEALKHAATQHNAQVDIKWVLSEDIEKDGAEAHLKGVDCILVPGGFGDRGIEGKIQAGEYARVNKIPYLGLCLGMQTAVIEFARNVAKMTDAHSTEFNPNSPYPVIDLMPDQHNVVHKGGTMRLGRYPCHLTPGSIAERLYGMPDISERHRHRYEVNNDFREKLSEHGLSFSGLSPDGRLVEIVEIKDHPFFVACQFHPELKSRPETPHPLFVGFMEAASLKGAKKQESGQGQSVVSSKQSFEPKP, encoded by the coding sequence ATGAACACCAGATATGTTTTTATAACTGGTGGAGTAGTCTCCTCGTTGGGCAAAGGAATTATCGCCTCATCCCTGGGACGTCTACTTAGAGCCCGGGGCATTAGCTGCACAATTATCAAACTGGATCCCTATCTGAACGTCGATCCGGGCACGATGAGTCCCTATCAGCACGGTGAAGTGTACGTAACCGAAGACGGAGCAGAAACGGACTTAGACCTAGGTCACTACGAGCGCTTCATTGCTGTCGATATGAGTCGTGCCAACAACGTAACAGCCGGCACCATATACAAGAGCGTCCTTGAGAAAGAGCGTCGTGGAGATTATCTAGGCGGCACCGTGCAAATGATTCCGCATGTCACCAATGAAATCAAAAATTTCATTCGCAAAGCAGCGCAAGTCTCAGGTGCAGAAGTTGTAATTGTCGAAGTCGGCGGCACGGTCGGCGACATTGAAAGTCTAATTTTCCTCGAAGCAATTCGTCAAATGCGCAAAGATGTCGGTCGCGATCACTGCTGCTACATTCATGCAACACTAATCCCCAATCTTAGAACGACACAGGAATTAAAAACAAAACCGACGCAACACTCCGTCGATCTGCTGCGCAGTCGCGGTATTCAGCCGGATATTCTTGCTTGCCGCACGGAAGTTCCTCTTTCCACATCCATTCGCGAAAAACTTTCGCTTTTCTGCGACGTAAATATTCATGGCGTCATTCCATGCCGTGACGTCTCCCACCTCTACGAAGTACCTCTTTATCTCGAGAAAGAAGGACTTTGTAATCAGGTGCTGGAAGTCTTACATATGCCAAATCCATCACCGGATTTAACTTCCTGGACAGAACTTGTCGAACGCATTAAGCGCCCGACCAAGACAATCAAGTGTGCAATTGTAGGCAAATACGTCATGCTTTCCGATGCCTATATTTCGGTTGTGGAGGCACTTAAGCACGCCGCTACCCAGCACAACGCTCAGGTGGACATTAAATGGGTACTTTCAGAAGACATTGAAAAAGACGGTGCTGAAGCCCATCTTAAAGGCGTAGATTGCATCCTAGTGCCCGGTGGCTTCGGAGACCGCGGCATTGAGGGCAAAATCCAAGCCGGCGAATATGCCCGTGTCAACAAAATCCCTTACTTGGGACTTTGCCTCGGCATGCAGACAGCCGTTATCGAGTTTGCTCGCAACGTCGCTAAGATGACCGATGCTCATTCGACGGAATTCAATCCCAATTCGCCTTATCCGGTTATCGACCTGATGCCCGACCAGCATAATGTCGTCCACAAGGGCGGCACAATGCGTTTAGGGCGTTACCCCTGCCATCTAACGCCCGGCAGCATTGCCGAGCGCTTATACGGCATGCCGGACATCTCTGAGCGCCATCGTCATCGCTATGAAGTAAACAATGACTTCAGAGAGAAGCTTTCCGAGCACGGTTTATCCTTCTCGGGACTGTCACCTGACGGTCGCCTGGTGGAGATAGTCGAGATAAAAGACCATCCGTTCTTCGTAGCTTGCCAGTTCCACCCAGAGTTGAAGTCGCGTCCGGAGACTCCACATCCGCTCTTTGTAGGATTCATGGAAGCAGCATCTCTCAAGGGTGCAAAGAAACAAGAATCCGGACAGGGACAAAGCGTCGTTAGCTCAAAACAGTCTTTCGAACCAAAGCCCTAA